The following is a genomic window from Sphingobacterium spiritivorum.
CCTGGTGGCATACATTCATACCATATCTGAAGCTTTTCCAGTCAAAATGCTCCGGAATGCGATGTCTGCGATCGCCCAGGATATGGCGATCCTCATCTACGAGTTTTGTTTCACCATAATAGATATCGGCCATTTCGCAATTTTCAAAAATATCGCTCAATGTAGAGGGCGAGAAGAGTTCATCTCCCGAATTTAGGAAAAGAACATAATCTCCGGTCGCAAGAGCCAGCCCTTTGTTCATGGCATCATATATTCCTTTATCTTTTTCAGATTTCAAGACATGTATATGAGACTTGTATTGATCGATAACAGCTAAAGTTCCGTCCGTTGACAAACCGTCAATAACAATATACTCAATATTATCATAGCTTTGAGTGGCCACAGAATCTAATGTATATCGGATGTCCCGGACATTGTTATACACAATAGTTATGATTGATATTTTAGGATGCGCCACGTGATTATTTGTTTAATTTGTTGATTCTTTTTTTTGCAAAGCGAATTCCGCGCTGGAACAGCGATCCTTTGCGATGTGCGTAGAAATCTTTGATGTGTTCATAAGCAACTGCATTTTCTTCAATTTTTTCCGGGAAAGATGTTGTTTTTTCCTCATTGAGCCGAACCTTATACGTCTGTTCTGCATCGGAATGCGTTCCGGAACCATCTGTACCTATATTCTGAATGTAGGAATGACGGGGATACAAAGTTAAGCCCTTTTGCAGAAAAACAGAGAGATACCAGCGGATAGCCCAGGAATTTATTTTACCTTTTCTGAACTGCTGTACCTGTCTCCAGAAATTTTCTTTTCCTTCTATACTGAATTGATAAATCTGTTCCTGGTTCAGTTGTTGAACCATGCTTTCTATATCCGGATTAAAATGTTTCCAGGCTCTTTCCCAGGTTGCCCACCCCCAACTGTTTGTAACCCTGAAAAAGAAGGTTTCGGGGAGCGTGTCAGCTTCTTTCAACGGATAGTTGTATCCGCTCACAGACATTACCTGTGGTTTGGACTCATACTGATTCAGGGCATCATTAAAATATTGAAGTGCATTTGGAGCGGTTTTGAGATCATCTTCCAGAACGATGACTTTACCGTATTTACGAATAATAGTGGTTACGCCGTCAATAACATTTGGAGCCAGCCCCCAGTTTCTATCCCGTTGTATAATAGTGACAGAACGGAATGACCAGGGTTTGTGTATGATTTTACTGACTTCAGCGACCTGAGCTTCAGCTTCCTTATTCCTGGCGCCATCTGCGTAAATGAAAAGA
Proteins encoded in this region:
- a CDS encoding glycosyltransferase family 2 protein, with product MAHPKISIITIVYNNVRDIRYTLDSVATQSYDNIEYIVIDGLSTDGTLAVIDQYKSHIHVLKSEKDKGIYDAMNKGLALATGDYVLFLNSGDELFSPSTLSDIFENCEMADIYYGETKLVDEDRHILGDRRHRIPEHFDWKSFRYGMNVCHQAIYIKRELTEPYDTSYQLSADIDWVIRAAKKAKTTVNTHHYVAKYLVGGTSQKRHKQSLKERYAIFKKHYGTIPNIFHHAVIAARLLLYRIKNGKTQD
- a CDS encoding glycosyltransferase family protein, whose translation is MEKKLAPVVLFVYNRPLHTEQTLAALEKNLLAPESDLFIYADGARNKEAEAQVAEVSKIIHKPWSFRSVTIIQRDRNWGLAPNVIDGVTTIIRKYGKVIVLEDDLKTAPNALQYFNDALNQYESKPQVMSVSGYNYPLKEADTLPETFFFRVTNSWGWATWERAWKHFNPDIESMVQQLNQEQIYQFSIEGKENFWRQVQQFRKGKINSWAIRWYLSVFLQKGLTLYPRHSYIQNIGTDGSGTHSDAEQTYKVRLNEEKTTSFPEKIEENAVAYEHIKDFYAHRKGSLFQRGIRFAKKRINKLNK